Sequence from the Coturnix japonica isolate 7356 chromosome 19, Coturnix japonica 2.1, whole genome shotgun sequence genome:
AACAAACCTCGTGCCCGTGGCTGGGttgctctgctggctgtgggtgcagctcagagcagggacTGCAGCGCAGGAGGTTTGTGCTAATGACACCAGCATCAGCTGTGgttgcagcagctccttccacagcctcctcctcccaccagctcagcccGGCCAAGTTCAACAGCAATGAATGACggctcctttttttcccctgagcaTCTCAGTGCTCCCACACTGAGGGCACCGACCGCTCCATGCTGCACCGCATTTCCACTGCACCCCTCCGGCACAATGCaagccccagcccagcagctcagttGCTGCAGGAGGTGTGAAGTTCCATGAGCAAAGCTCTCTCTGTCTGGTGTTAGCCACAGAGCTCCCAGCCCCTCTGTGCtggaaatgcagagcagtgctcagccagcagctggtTTGGTGGCTGCGATTTCCTCGTGCACATTTACCATGTGAGTTGCGAGCAGAGGGGAACAAAAAGCCCCCGCTGTCGGTTTCTACACACTTTATTTCCATGGCAAAAAGCTGAATTTCGATGTTGCTCTGCAGCAGTTCATCCTAAAGCTGGAGCTCCTGCTGTTCTGCCATGCTCCTCTGCATGGATCTGCTCTGCGGGGCAGCCCTGGGGCCAACCCTGTTCCATGTCCTGATGACCTGGACACAGGCACAGGATGCACCCTGGGCAGTTCTGCAGTCAGcgcagagctgggaggagtaGCGTTACACCAGCACTGCCGTGCAGAGAGAGCTGGGCAGGCTGAGAATGGGGTGGCAGAACCTCAGCAGTGCAAAGTGCTGCCCCTGGGGGTGAACGACCCCAACCCAGGACATGCAGGAGGGTCCCAGCCCCAGTGCTCCCTGCTGGGCACTGAGTGGTGTGGGCTCACAGTgctcctcactgtgctcccCGTGCTGCCGTGCAGCAAACCCTGACAAACACCCGGCACGACAGCAGCACGAGCTCCTTGGGCTTGGTTTTTTCCCAGAGTTGTGTAATCTTAACCAAAcattgtttctgttgctgtccAGACTCACAGGGAAAATCCCTCCTGTATCTGTGATGAATAGAACTCTTCTTTGCGGTCATGGCACTTGGCACAGTCCAGTTTCCTTTTGAGCTGATAAAAACGAAAACGAGTGCTGACTCAGAGCTCAGTATCCCAGCACTCTTGGCTCCATTGTGCCCAATATCCCATCTTTATTGCCTTCTTTCGTTTTTTTTTATTTCGCTTTCATGACATTCTCTGTCATCATCCTGGAATTTCCACTGGATCGTTTCCCTGCTGACTCCAGGACTCCCTATTAAAAGGGATCtgcatccagctgctgcagactgCCCCGCATCTGCCCGAGCTGCTGGTCCTGCTCCGACAGCCCTCATCCAACGGGAAGATGAAGCTCTCTGCGGCTGTTTTTGCTCTTCTCCTAATTGCATCCTCCTGCTCTCGAGCCTCCTCTGCCCCAGGTGAGTCCTGTTCTGCCAtctgagaaggaagaacagctcTGAGCCTTTGCTGACATTTCTCCAGGCAAAGAGTGGGGAATTTTTCAGCCTCCCTCCACTCTGCACTTAGATCAGCTCTGTGTGGGAGCCCCCAGACTGGAAaatcatccatccatccatccatccatccatccatccatccatccatccatccatccgtccatctgtccatctgtTCATTCACCCATCCACCATTCTGAGTTTGGGGTCCTTGCTCCTGGTCATAGTGTAGGGACTCCAGCCTCTGCTCTGGAACTAAGTAGGACTCTCCCTCATGTTTCCTTCCCTGGCTCCATTGACCCAGGTGATCTCCAATGCACCTTTCAACCTTAATCAGCCCCTacttctctgcttcctcctcccagCATGGCTCCCTGAGCCCACCCCACACTCACTTTCTCTCCCCCTGCCTCTTCCAGTGGGACCCGACGTCCCGACCTGCTGCACCACTTACATAACACACAAGATCCCACGGAACCTCATCCGGAGTCACttcagcaccagcaccagctgctcacagccagccATCATGTAGGTACCGACATGGACGTGGTGTGGGTGTGTGGGATCCGCTGAGGGCTGCGGGTCAGGGAGCACATggtgtgctgtgtgcagggcagggGGAACCAAGGGCTGGTGTGGGAGCTGTCGGGATGCTCCTGCAGGGGTGGCCAGGGATGCTCCTATGGGGACACCTGGGGATGttcctgcaggagctgatgtGGGAGAAGATGGCAGTGGGGGAATCGTGGTGAACACAGCATCAGCTTGGGGTGGTCGAGAACCTCTTGTCAACCCCAAACCCAGTCCCCCCCTGTGAGCAGCAATCTCAGTGCCTCGCTCCTGTCCCACAGCTTCATCACAAAGAAGAAGCGCGCAGTCTGTGCCAACCCCAGTGACCCCTGGGTGCAGAGCTACCTGCGGAGCATCAAGCAGGACTGAGCGGAGCCGGGCAGGATGGGACACTGCTGCCATGTCACCACCACGAGCTCCTGGCACGGAGTGCAGCCTTGGGACGGCTCCATGAGCCCACGTCACCTGCTTGCAGCTCCTGGGGACTGCAGGATGGGCACCACACACATCTCATGTTGGGCGCTGTTTGCACAGCCCGCTCTGCAGCCCAACATGTAGCTCAGCACCTCTGCCTGCAGACTAGAAAGGCCCACGGCACATCTATTGTTCttaagttatttaaaattatttaagaaattacCATAAGAAATAGGCATTATTCTCATCTCTGGATCGTATTTATGGGAGAGTGGTAGGGGGGCATTTAAGGGAGGGTGGCTCAGAGTTCCATCTTCAGGGGATGGGGGTTCTGGATCACTGTATGAAGGTGTTGTGAAGAATA
This genomic interval carries:
- the LOC107322625 gene encoding C-C motif chemokine 4-like; protein product: MKLSAAVFALLLIASSCSRASSAPVGPDVPTCCTTYITHKIPRNLIRSHFSTSTSCSQPAIIFITKKKRAVCANPSDPWVQSYLRSIKQD